A single genomic interval of Koleobacter methoxysyntrophicus harbors:
- a CDS encoding ABC transporter ATP-binding protein, with translation MENPMLAVNGITMKFGSLVANDNVDFYVNEGEIVSLIGPNGAGKTTLFNCITGFYKPSSGKVTFRCHDITGLKPYKICQLGLTRTFQIVKPLKGMTVQENIMTGAFLHTASRKKAEEIAEGVMELTHLSEKKDVLAASLTIADKKRLEIARALATKPKMIMLDEAMAGLNQTEIKEAMELCLQLKKEGITLVIVEHIMEAIMPISDRVVVLNAGRKIAEGRPEEVVNNEEVIKAYLGERYHAKSKKS, from the coding sequence ATGGAAAATCCGATGCTTGCGGTTAATGGTATTACTATGAAGTTCGGCAGTCTTGTTGCCAATGATAATGTAGATTTTTATGTAAACGAGGGAGAAATTGTAAGCCTTATAGGCCCCAACGGGGCGGGGAAGACTACTCTGTTTAACTGCATAACAGGATTCTATAAACCCTCTTCCGGGAAGGTAACCTTCCGGTGTCATGATATAACCGGTTTAAAGCCTTATAAAATATGCCAGTTAGGGTTAACGCGAACCTTTCAGATAGTAAAACCGCTGAAGGGGATGACCGTACAGGAGAATATAATGACTGGGGCTTTCCTTCATACAGCCAGCAGGAAAAAGGCGGAAGAAATTGCGGAAGGGGTTATGGAATTAACCCATCTTTCCGAAAAAAAGGACGTTCTTGCTGCCAGTTTAACCATAGCAGATAAAAAACGCCTGGAAATTGCCCGGGCCCTGGCAACGAAACCGAAAATGATTATGCTGGATGAGGCTATGGCCGGTTTGAATCAAACGGAAATAAAGGAAGCAATGGAATTATGTCTGCAATTAAAAAAAGAGGGCATCACCCTGGTTATCGTGGAACACATAATGGAGGCTATTATGCCCATATCCGACAGGGTTGTAGTCCTGAATGCCGGCAGAAAGATCGCTGAAGGTAGACCGGAAGAGGTTGTCAACAACGAAGAGGTAATAAAAGCTTATTTAGGGGAGAGGTATCATGCTAAAAGTAAAAAATCTTAA
- a CDS encoding branched-chain amino acid ABC transporter permease — protein MDRLKHLNQKKILLGIFVLIGILPLAVRNINFHNILILFVVFASLGEAWNIITGFTGQTSFGHAAFFGIGAYTSTVLLYRYGVNPWIGMFLGGIIAAIVAAAVSYPCFKLKGHYFAIATLAIAEIIQQIFVSWEYVEGATGISLPIMDESLLNFQFHPLNKLPYFYIVYIMFGLVLVIAYWIENSKMGFYLKAIRESHEAAESIGINTTRYKLYAMMASAFLTALFGTFYAQYFLYIDPFMVFALPVSMKIVLLTVLGGLGSLYGPIIGAAVLIPLSEYTRINLGGTGKGVDLIIFGLLVVIVACYQPNGIVGFFEKVRRRSRGKGVVDYGKSDACG, from the coding sequence ATGGACAGATTAAAACATCTCAACCAAAAGAAGATATTACTCGGCATATTTGTTTTAATCGGAATCCTCCCCCTGGCTGTAAGGAATATCAACTTCCACAACATTTTGATCCTGTTCGTAGTTTTTGCCTCCCTCGGCGAAGCATGGAATATAATAACAGGTTTTACAGGTCAAACTTCATTCGGGCATGCTGCCTTTTTTGGAATAGGTGCATATACATCTACGGTCCTTTTGTATCGATACGGTGTTAACCCCTGGATAGGGATGTTCCTGGGGGGAATTATAGCTGCTATCGTGGCTGCTGCTGTCAGCTATCCCTGCTTTAAACTCAAAGGGCATTATTTCGCCATTGCTACCCTTGCCATAGCCGAAATTATCCAGCAGATCTTTGTAAGCTGGGAATATGTTGAAGGAGCGACGGGCATTTCTCTGCCCATAATGGATGAAAGCCTGCTAAATTTCCAGTTTCACCCGTTAAATAAACTCCCTTACTTTTATATAGTTTATATAATGTTCGGATTAGTTCTGGTTATCGCGTACTGGATAGAAAATTCAAAGATGGGATTTTACCTGAAGGCTATTAGGGAAAGCCACGAGGCTGCAGAATCCATTGGGATAAACACAACCCGGTATAAACTCTATGCCATGATGGCAAGTGCCTTCTTAACGGCGTTGTTCGGGACCTTCTATGCCCAGTATTTCCTTTATATAGACCCATTTATGGTATTTGCACTTCCGGTATCGATGAAAATAGTTCTATTAACGGTTCTCGGCGGCCTCGGCTCTTTATACGGGCCTATTATCGGAGCGGCGGTCCTGATTCCCCTTTCCGAATATACCAGGATAAACTTAGGGGGTACCGGCAAGGGTGTAGATCTGATAATCTTCGGTCTATTAGTAGTAATTGTAGCATGCTACCAGCCTAACGGGATAGTAGGGTTTTTTGAGAAGGTGAGAAGGAGAAGCAGAGGGAAGGGGGTTGTCGATTATGGAAAATCCGATGCTTGCGGTTAA